In Castanea sativa cultivar Marrone di Chiusa Pesio chromosome 6, ASM4071231v1, a single window of DNA contains:
- the LOC142639783 gene encoding uncharacterized protein LOC142639783 produces the protein MAGLENLWSHFTLDNEEEYGAEVPKPLEETMHQLASRFFTKRTLNVESVARTFKPLWKPTSELKIRDLGENILPFEFTDALDLARVLEFEPWTFDKNIVAFKQVTNVEEVPLVEFSRVNFWVQLHDLPQRSLNQATGKAIGNTIGKVFDVADLKDDGEGGEFLRVRISIDITKPQPRCRKLWYEGK, from the coding sequence ATGGCCGGCTTAGAGAATCTATGGTCCCATTTCACTTTGGACAATGAAGAGGAATATGGTGCGGAGGTGCCAAAACCGTTGGAGGAGACAATGCACCAGCTGGCCAGTCGGTTTTTCACAAAAAGGACGCTGAATGTAGAGTCTGTTGCCCGTACTTTCAAACCACTGTGGAAACCCACTAGCGAACTCAAAATCCGAGATCTTGGAGAGAACATTCTTCCGTTTGAATTCACAGATGCGCTGGATCTTGCTCGCGTCCTTGAGTTTGAGCCATGGACTTTCGACAAAAACATAGTGGCTTTCAAGCAAGTGACTAACGTGGAGGAAGTCCCCTTGGTGGAATTTTCTAGGGTGAACTTTTGGGTTCAGTTGCATGATCTCCCACAAAGAAGTCTCAACCAAGCTACAGGCAAAGCAATTGGCAACACCATCGGGAAGGTTTTTGATGTAGCTGATCTTAAGGATGATGGAGAGGGAGGAGAATTTCTGAGGGTCCGTATATCCATTGACATTACCAAGCCACAACCGAGATGTCGTAAGCTTTGGTATGAAGGAAAATAG
- the LOC142641630 gene encoding lysM domain receptor-like kinase 3 isoform X2, giving the protein MKPKLGFLVLLVLVSVLHFSSIAESQCSKGCDLALASYYVAPETNLTFIAQVLQSNLNINPSTIVSYNKQTITNQDSVQDGVKANVPFPCDCINGEFLGHMFEYTVHSGDTYLTVAQTYYANLTTYQLLQKYNSYDPNKIPDTNAKLNVTVTCSCGDSSVSKDYGLFITYPLRPEDTVESIASATNLSAALLQSYNPGVNFSQGSGVVYIPGKD; this is encoded by the exons ATGAAACCCAAGTTGGGGTTTTTGGTGTTGTTAGTGTTGGTCTCAGTTTTACATTTTAGTTCCATAGCTGAATCCCAATGTAGTAAAGGATGTGATTTGGCTTTAGCTTCATACTACGTGGCGCCGGAGACAAATCTCACTTTCATAGCTCAAGTTTTGCAGTCTAACCTTAATATCAACCCTAGTACAATTGTCAGTTACAACAAGCAAACGATAACAAATCAAGACAGTGTTCAAGATGGTGTAAAGGCCAATGTTCCTTTCCCATGTGACTGTATCAACGGCGAGTTTCTGGGTCACATGTTTGAGTACACGGTTCATTCAGGGGATACGTACTTGACGGTGGCACAGACGTATTATGCCAATCTGACCACGTATCAGTTGTTGCAGAAGTATAATAGCTATGACCCTAACAAAATACCTGATACCAATGCCAAGTTGAATGTCACGGTCACTTGTTCTTGTGGAGATAGCTCGGTTTCGAAGGATTACGGTTTGTTTATTACGTACCCACTTCGGCCAGAGGACACCGTGGAATCGATTGCCTCGGCTACGAATCTTAGTGCAGCGTTGCTGCAGAGTTACAACCCAGGAGTGAATTTCAGTCAAGGGAGTGGTGTGGTGTATATTCCAGGCAAAG attga
- the LOC142641630 gene encoding lysM domain receptor-like kinase 3 isoform X1: protein MKPKLGFLVLLVLVSVLHFSSIAESQCSKGCDLALASYYVAPETNLTFIAQVLQSNLNINPSTIVSYNKQTITNQDSVQDGVKANVPFPCDCINGEFLGHMFEYTVHSGDTYLTVAQTYYANLTTYQLLQKYNSYDPNKIPDTNAKLNVTVTCSCGDSSVSKDYGLFITYPLRPEDTVESIASATNLSAALLQSYNPGVNFSQGSGVVYIPGKEFHGCDGSSGGKAEHLELFLVFYNITAKTVTAASIL from the exons ATGAAACCCAAGTTGGGGTTTTTGGTGTTGTTAGTGTTGGTCTCAGTTTTACATTTTAGTTCCATAGCTGAATCCCAATGTAGTAAAGGATGTGATTTGGCTTTAGCTTCATACTACGTGGCGCCGGAGACAAATCTCACTTTCATAGCTCAAGTTTTGCAGTCTAACCTTAATATCAACCCTAGTACAATTGTCAGTTACAACAAGCAAACGATAACAAATCAAGACAGTGTTCAAGATGGTGTAAAGGCCAATGTTCCTTTCCCATGTGACTGTATCAACGGCGAGTTTCTGGGTCACATGTTTGAGTACACGGTTCATTCAGGGGATACGTACTTGACGGTGGCACAGACGTATTATGCCAATCTGACCACGTATCAGTTGTTGCAGAAGTATAATAGCTATGACCCTAACAAAATACCTGATACCAATGCCAAGTTGAATGTCACGGTCACTTGTTCTTGTGGAGATAGCTCGGTTTCGAAGGATTACGGTTTGTTTATTACGTACCCACTTCGGCCAGAGGACACCGTGGAATCGATTGCCTCGGCTACGAATCTTAGTGCAGCGTTGCTGCAGAGTTACAACCCAGGAGTGAATTTCAGTCAAGGGAGTGGTGTGGTGTATATTCCAGGCAAAG AATTTCACGGTTGCGATGGAAGCTCGGGAGGGAAAGCAGAACACCTAGAATTGTTTCttgtattttataatataacTGCCAAAACTGTTACGGCAGCTAGTATTTTGTGA